A single region of the Vicia villosa cultivar HV-30 ecotype Madison, WI linkage group LG4, Vvil1.0, whole genome shotgun sequence genome encodes:
- the LOC131599745 gene encoding GDSL esterase/lipase At4g16230-like has translation MDHYYFRILIVLLSLKISISYKIQASFVFGDSLLDVGNNNYITSLAKANHYPYGIDFGKPTGRFCNGRTVVDVIEQKLGLGFTPPYLSPNTSGMVILKGVNYASAAAGILNYTGHIFVGRINFDAQIDNFANTRQEIIRRIGVPASLKLLNNALFTLAFGSNDFLDNYLSPPPIPNFQFLSPESFVAIMISTFRVQLTRLFNLGARKFLVVNVGPIGCIPAYMRDSNPFSGDKCVTFPNQLAQLFNTQLKILVEELRTILKGSLFVYGDAYHIMEDIIMNYTKYGFKNPNSACCHLVGRFGGLIACGGYSIVCEDRSKYIFWDTFHPSDAANVIIAKRLLNGDVNDVSPTNVWQLLQG, from the exons ATGGATCATTATTATTTTAGAATTCTTATAGTATTACTCTCATTAAAGATCAGCATATCATATAAAATCCAAGCTTCATTTGTCTTTGGAGATTCTTTACTTGATGTTGGAAACAACAATTACATTACTTCACTTGCCAAAGCAAATCATTACCCTTATGGAATTGATTTTGGTAAACCAACAGGTCGTTTTTGCAATGGAAGAACCGTTGTGGATGTTATAG AGCAAAAATTGGGTCTAGGGTTTACTCCACCTTATTTGTCTCCTAATACTTCTGGAATGGTGATTCTAAAAGGTGTTAATTATGCTTCTGCTGCAGCTGGGATTCTCAATTACACTGGTCATattttt GTTGGTCGAATCAACTTCGATGCACAAATTGATAACTTTGCGAATACAAGACAAGAAATTATAAGAAGAATTGGTGTTCCTGCATCTCTCAAATTGCTTAACAATGCTCTCTTCACACTAGCATTTGGTTCCAATGATTTCCTTGATAATTATTTGTCACCTCCACCAATTCCAAATTTTCAGTTTTTGTCTCCGGAATCATTTGTAGCCATCATGATATCAACATTCAGAGTACAATTaaca AGATTGTTCAATCTTGGAGCAAGAAAATTTCTTGTGGTAAATGTTGGGCCTATTGGGTGTATACC tgcataTATGAGAGATTCAAACCCATTTTCTGGAGACAAATGTGTCACATTCCCTAATCAACTAGCTCAATTATTTAACACTCAATTGAAAATTCTTGTTGAAGAATTGAGAACAATTTTGAAAGGTTCATTATTTGTTTATGGAGATGCTTACCACATTATGGAAGATATCATCATGAATTACACTAAATATG GTTTCAAGAATCCAAATTCGGCATGTTGTCATCTAGTTGGTCGATTTGGAGGGTTGATTGCATGTGGTGGTTATTCAATAGTTTGTGAAGATAGATCAAAGTATATTTTTTGGGATACTTTTCATCCTAGTGATGCTGCCAATGTTATTATTGCAAAACGTTTGTTAAATGGTGATGTTAATGATGTTTCACCTACTAATGTTTGGCAACTATTGCAAGGTTGA